GCGAACACCACGACGCCATGCCCGGCTGGGACGCCGCGGACACCCCGGCCTCGCCCACCATGGGGCGGCTGGCCGAGGAGGTCCGGCTGCTGCCCGGGGCCCGGCGCAGCGGGCACCCGCAGACCTCCTTCACCGCGATCGGCCCGCGCGCCGAGGAGCTGACCGCCCGGCACCCCTGGTCCAGCCACCTCGGCGAGGACTCGCCCGCCCACCGGCTGTACGAGGGCGGCGCCCGCTGCCTGATGATCGGCGTCCCGGTGTGGTGCTGCACTCCGCTCCACCTGCTGGAGTACTGGCAGCCGGACCGCGAGGAGCAGCTCTACCGGTGCGTGGTGCGCACCCCCGGGGGCGGCCGCGCGTGGCGCTCCTTCACCGGGACGCGGCTGCACGACGAGCACTTCCCGGAGATGGGCGAGGTGCTCGCGCAGGGCCTGGCGGACGTGATCGCGACCGGCTCGGTGGGCGACGCCCGCTGCCACCTGATGCCGATCCGCGAGGCGGTCGACCTCGCCGACAAGTGGTACCGCAACAGGCGGAGTTGACGTTCGATCAGATCACGGCCCTATTCCATTCGGACCGCCGACCTTCCTACACTTGAGTCCCTTTCGGGGGGACCAGTGACAGGCGGGCTCGGGGGAGGCGCGTGTGAGCAGCGGGGCGGGCCAGAGGAAGGAAACGCCCAGGCCGTACTTCTTCCTCAGCTACGCGCACACGCCCCGGATCAACTCGCGGGGCGCCGCCGACCCCAACCTGTGGGTGGCGAAGCTGTACCAGGACCTGTGCGAGGCGATCCTGCAGATCACCGACGTGCCGACCGGGCACCCGGTCGGGTTCATGGACCGCTCGATGCACCAGGGGCAGAAGTGGGCCGAGCGGCTGTCCCGGGAGCTGGCCACCTGCCGGGTGTTCGTGCCGCTGTACTCGCCGCGCTACTTCAAGTCCGAGGCGTGCGGCCGGGAGTGGCACCTGTTCAGCCGCCGCTCGGTCTACCAGCGGCGGCCCACCGCGGAGCGGATGACCGGCATCGTGCCGGCCCTGTGGGTGGCGATGGACCACTACCAGCTGCCCCGGGTCGCCGGTGAGCTCCAGTTCAGCCACGACAGCTTCGGCCCCGAGTACGCCACCGAGGGCCTGTACGCGCTGATGAAGATCGCCGCGTTCAGCTCGGAGTACCACGCGGCGGTGCTGCGGCTGGCCCGGCGGATCGTCGAGGTCGCCAACCAGACGGTGATCCCGATCGGCCAGGTGCTGGACTTCGAGTCCCAGCCGTCCGCCTTCGACCAGCCCGACTCCGCCGACCAGGTCCGGATCTCGGTGTTCTCCTACCGGGAGCGCGAACTGCCGCCGCAGCGCAGCGCGGTCTGGTACGGCGAGCAGCGCGCCGACTGGCAGCCGTACCGCCCCGACTCCTCCCGGCCGCTGTCCCAGGACGCCGCCGACATCGCCCGCAGCATGGGCTTCCAGCCCACGGTCAACGAGTTCGAGGACGAGTCGGAGCACCTGCTGGGCGGCGAGCGGCCCGGCGAGCCCTGCGTGCTGCTGGTCGACCGGTGGGCGTTCCTGGACGGGCGGCGGGCCGAGGCGGTGCGCCGGCTGGACCGGCGCAACCTCGGCTCGGTGGCCTTCATCGAGCCCTGGAACCGCGACGACCAGCAGAGCCGCGACCACGAGCGGATGCTCGACGAGCTCGGCGACAGCGTGCTGGCGGTCAGCCGCGGCGCCCGGCAGCGGCCCAGCCTGCGCGAGGAGGGCGCGGGCGGCGCCCCCGGCAGCATCGAGGAGTTCCGCGGCGAGATGGAGCGCGCCGTGATGCGCGCCTGCACCGCCCACGAGCAGCACCACCGGCCCCGTCCCGAGGACGGCCCGGCCGAGCGCAGACCCAGCATCGGGCCCTGAGCCGGGCCCGGGACGGCACCAGCGAGGACACCGGGCGGTCGGGACTCCGGCCGGTGAGCACGGCGTGCGCACCACGACGGGCACCAAGGGCCCGGGGGAGGGAACGTCATGACCGAGAGGCCGACGAAGGGCCCGCAGATCCAGGGCCGCCGCCGCGACGCCACCATCGAGAACCGGCACGGCCGGATCGTCACCTTCTACTCGTACAAGGGCGGCACCGGCCGCACCATGGCGCTGGCCAACACCGCCTGGATCCTGGCCGCCAACGGCTACCGGGTGCTGGTCGTCGACTGGGACCTGGAGGCGCCCGGCCTGGCCCAGTTCTTCCGGCCGTTCCTCAACCCCGAGGTGGTCGCCGCCACCACCGGCATCATGGACCTGTTCGGCGACTACCTGGAGGAGGCCCGCCGCCCGATCGACCGGGACCCGGAGTGGATCGAGGACTTCGCCCGGATCCACCCGCACGCCCTCTCGCTGGCCTGGCCGCACTTCCCCGGCGGCGGCCGGATCGACCTCGTCCCCGCCGGGCAGCGCAACCGCGACTACTCGGTGGCCCGGCTCGACTGGGACCTGCTGTACGAGCGCTACGAGGGCCGCCGGTTCATCCAGTCGCTGCGCGCCGACATGAAGCGCCGCTACGACTACGTGCTGATCGACAGCCGCACCGGCCTCACCGACACCGCCGACATCTGCACCGTCGAGATGCCCGACGACCTGGTGGTCTGCTTCACCCTCAGCGACCAGTCCATCGACGGCGCCTCCCGGATCGCCCGGGTGATCGAGGACCGCTACGGCGACCGGGACATCCGGATCATGCCCGTCCCGATGCGGATCGACGAGGGCGAGAAGGAGAAGGCCGACGCCGGCCGGGCGCTGGCCCGGATCAAGTTCGCCGGCCTGCCCGCCGGCTTCGGCGAGAGCGACCTGGCCCGCTACTGGGCCGGCGTGGAGATCCCCTACCGGCCGTTCTACGCGTACGAGGAGATCCTCGCCCCGTTCGGCGACCAGCCCGGGCTGCCCGGCTCGATGCTCGCCGCCAACGAGCGGCTCACCCGGGAGATCACCCGGGGCCGGGTCAGCGGGCTGCCGCCGATGTCCGAGGACCTGCGGCTGCGCCACCTCGACGGCTTCGCCCGCCGCCGCCCCACCGCCCCCGCCGACCTGTACCTCAGCTACGTGCCCGAGGACCGGGCCTGGGCGGACTGGATCTCCGCGCTGCTCGCCGACGCCGGCTACCGGGTCGTCCCGCGCGACGTCGGCGCCGGCGCCAACCCGCGCGAGGCCACCGGGCGCGGCATCGACTCCGCGTACCGCACCGTCGCCCTGCTGTCCGCCGCCTACCTGCAGTCCCCGCAGGCCCAGGCGCTGTGGGACCGTACCGTGCTCGCCGACCCGGCCGGCGCCCGCCGCCAGCTGATCCCGGTCCGGGTCTCCGACGTCCGGCTCAACGCGCCCTACAACAACCGCAACCCGGTCGACCTGATCGGCCGCGACGAGCCCTCCGCCGCCACCGCGCTGCTGCGCGCGCTCGGCCGCACCGAGGCCGAACTGCCCGAGCGCAGCCCCGGCGCGCCGCGCTTCCCCGGCACCAAGCCCACCTACTGGGAGGTGCCGCAGCGCAACCACTCCTTCACCGGCCGGGTCAAGGTCCTGGACGACCTGCGGGCCCAACTGGCCGGCGGCACCACGGCGGTGCTGCCCCCGCCGCAGACCCTGTACGGCCTCGGCGGCGTCGGCAAGACCCAGGTCGCGCTGGAGTACGCGCACCGCTACATGTCGCACTACGACCTGGTGTGGTGGATCGACGCCGAGCAGAGCGAGAACGTCGTGGTCGACCTCGCCGACCTCGCCGGACGCCTCGGGCTGCGGGTCGGCGACAACGTCAGCGAGGCCGCGCAGGCCGCCCGCGACGCGCTCCGGCAGGGCATCCCGACCTCCAACTGGCTGCTGATCTTCGACAACGCGGACGAGCCCGGCGAGATCCGCCGCTTCTTCCCCGACGGCCCCGGCCACATCCTGGTCACCTCCCGCAACCAGGGCTGGTCCGGGCAGGCCGGCGTGCTCAACGTCGACGTGTTCGACCGCACCGAGTCCGTCGACCACCTCACCCGCCGGGTCCGCGGCCTGGCCCGCGCCGACGCCGACCGGGTCGCCGAGGCCGTCGGCGACCTGCCGCTCGCCGTCGAGGTCGCCGCCGCCTGGCTGGAGACCACCCGCACCCCCGTCGACAGCTACGTCAGCCAGCTCAAGGCCGAGGCCACCAAGGTGCTCGCGGCCGGCGAGACCCCCGTCGACTACCCCACCCCCGTCGGGCTCACCTGGAACGTCTCCATCACCCGGCTGCGCGAGCAGTCGCCCGCCGCGGTGCGGCTGCTGGAGCTGTGCGCGTTCTTCGCGCCCGAGCCGATCTCGCTGCGGCAGTTCTTCTTCTCCGAGCAGATGCGCCTGGCCCTCGTCCCCTACGACCAGGAGCTCACCGACACCTTCCTGCTCGGCAAGGTGCTGCGCGCGGTCAGCCGCTACGCGCTCGCCAAGACCGACGCCGGCTCCGACTCCTTCCAGGTCCACCGGCTGGTGCAGGCCGTCGTCCGCAGCGGCATGACCGAGACCGAGCGGGCCGCCGCCATGCACCAGGTGCACCGCATCCTGGTCAACGCCCGGCCCTCCCGCGGCGACACCGACGACCCCGCCAACTGGCCCACCCTGGAGAAGATCTGGCCGCACCTGACGCCGTCCCGGGCCCAGGACTGCGACGAGCGCGAGGTGCGTGAACTGCTCATCGACCGCGTCCGCTACCTGTGGAAGCGCGTCGACCTCGAACAGGCCCTGCAACTCGGCCGGCAGCTCGACGCGTCCTGGACGGTGCGCGCCGAGAACGAGGCCGACGCCGACGAGCAGCGCCTGTGGCGCCGGCAGATCTACAGCCTCCGCTTCCAGCTCGCCAACGTGCTGCGCTCCCAGGGCTCCTACAACGACTCGCTGGCGCTCAACCAGGCCACCCTGGCCGGGCAGCGCGAACTCCTCGGCGAACGGCACCCGTACACCCTGATGACCGCCAACTCGATGGCCGCCGACCTGCGCTACCTCAACCGCTTCCAGGAGGCGCTGGCCCTCGACGAGGAGACCTACGACCAGTTCGTCGAGCTCTTCGGCGAGGACGACTCGCGCACCCTCGCCGTCGCCAACAACCTCGCCATCGACCACCGCCTGGTCGGCAACACTCTCGCCGCCCGCGACCTGGACCAGGACACCTTCGAACGGCGCTCCGCCGTCCTCGGCCCGCTGCACCCCTACACCCTCGGCACCAAGTCCAACCTCGCCCGCGACCTGCGCGAGATGGGCGACTACAAGGGCTCGGTGGAACTGCTGCGGGAGGTCACCGAGGCCTTCACCGACGTCGAGGCCCCCGGCCTGCCCGAGGAACTGCGCAACGCCAAGTCGCTGGCCGTCTCGCTGCGCCGGGCCGGCCAGTACCCCGAGGCCCGCGACCTCACCGAGCGCACCTACGAGCGCTACATCGCCCTGTACGGGCCCGACTTCGTCGACTCGCTGGCCTGCCGGCTCAACCTCGCCGCGGACTTCAGCGCGGCCGGCGACAAGGAGACCGCCCGCGACATCGCCGCCGACGCCTACGACGGCCACCGCCGGCTCTTCGGCGACGACCACCCCTTCACCTTCGCCTGCGAGAACAACCTCGCCATCTACCTGCGCGGCTCCGGGGACCTGGCCGGCGCGGTCCGGCACGGCCGGGCCGCGCTGGAGGGCCTGGCCCGGGTCCTCGGCGAGGACCACCCGTTCGTCCTGAACTCCTCCACCAACCTGGCCAACGCGCTCGCCGAGTCGGGCGAGCTGGCCGAGGCGGAGGAACTCGCCCGGGAGGCCTACGACAGCCTCGCCGCCCGGTACGGCGCCAACCACCCCGACGCCCTGGTCTGCCAGGCCAACCTGGCCGTCACCATCCGGGCGGCGGGCCGCCGCGGCGAGGCGGAGAACCTGCGGATGCAGGCCGTCGCCGCGCTCGTCGAGCTCTTCGGCGAGGACCACCCGTCCGTCATCGCGGCCCGCGGCTGGCAGCGCACCAACCGCGACCTGGAGCCGCAGCCGCTGTGAGCGGCCCGGGGCCGGGGGCGGCGGTCCGCCCCGGCTTCCGGCCCCGGCCCCGGCCGTGACCGCGCGCAACGGCCCTCAGGCGTGGGCCGCCCAGCGGATCGCGTCGGTCATCTCCTTGAGCGAGCCGAAGTGCGCGGCGCCCGGTTCGAGGTAGAGCTGGG
The window above is part of the Kitasatospora sp. NA04385 genome. Proteins encoded here:
- a CDS encoding TIR-like protein FxsC, whose amino-acid sequence is MSSGAGQRKETPRPYFFLSYAHTPRINSRGAADPNLWVAKLYQDLCEAILQITDVPTGHPVGFMDRSMHQGQKWAERLSRELATCRVFVPLYSPRYFKSEACGREWHLFSRRSVYQRRPTAERMTGIVPALWVAMDHYQLPRVAGELQFSHDSFGPEYATEGLYALMKIAAFSSEYHAAVLRLARRIVEVANQTVIPIGQVLDFESQPSAFDQPDSADQVRISVFSYRERELPPQRSAVWYGEQRADWQPYRPDSSRPLSQDAADIARSMGFQPTVNEFEDESEHLLGGERPGEPCVLLVDRWAFLDGRRAEAVRRLDRRNLGSVAFIEPWNRDDQQSRDHERMLDELGDSVLAVSRGARQRPSLREEGAGGAPGSIEEFRGEMERAVMRACTAHEQHHRPRPEDGPAERRPSIGP
- the fxsT gene encoding FxSxx-COOH system tetratricopeptide repeat protein; its protein translation is MTERPTKGPQIQGRRRDATIENRHGRIVTFYSYKGGTGRTMALANTAWILAANGYRVLVVDWDLEAPGLAQFFRPFLNPEVVAATTGIMDLFGDYLEEARRPIDRDPEWIEDFARIHPHALSLAWPHFPGGGRIDLVPAGQRNRDYSVARLDWDLLYERYEGRRFIQSLRADMKRRYDYVLIDSRTGLTDTADICTVEMPDDLVVCFTLSDQSIDGASRIARVIEDRYGDRDIRIMPVPMRIDEGEKEKADAGRALARIKFAGLPAGFGESDLARYWAGVEIPYRPFYAYEEILAPFGDQPGLPGSMLAANERLTREITRGRVSGLPPMSEDLRLRHLDGFARRRPTAPADLYLSYVPEDRAWADWISALLADAGYRVVPRDVGAGANPREATGRGIDSAYRTVALLSAAYLQSPQAQALWDRTVLADPAGARRQLIPVRVSDVRLNAPYNNRNPVDLIGRDEPSAATALLRALGRTEAELPERSPGAPRFPGTKPTYWEVPQRNHSFTGRVKVLDDLRAQLAGGTTAVLPPPQTLYGLGGVGKTQVALEYAHRYMSHYDLVWWIDAEQSENVVVDLADLAGRLGLRVGDNVSEAAQAARDALRQGIPTSNWLLIFDNADEPGEIRRFFPDGPGHILVTSRNQGWSGQAGVLNVDVFDRTESVDHLTRRVRGLARADADRVAEAVGDLPLAVEVAAAWLETTRTPVDSYVSQLKAEATKVLAAGETPVDYPTPVGLTWNVSITRLREQSPAAVRLLELCAFFAPEPISLRQFFFSEQMRLALVPYDQELTDTFLLGKVLRAVSRYALAKTDAGSDSFQVHRLVQAVVRSGMTETERAAAMHQVHRILVNARPSRGDTDDPANWPTLEKIWPHLTPSRAQDCDEREVRELLIDRVRYLWKRVDLEQALQLGRQLDASWTVRAENEADADEQRLWRRQIYSLRFQLANVLRSQGSYNDSLALNQATLAGQRELLGERHPYTLMTANSMAADLRYLNRFQEALALDEETYDQFVELFGEDDSRTLAVANNLAIDHRLVGNTLAARDLDQDTFERRSAVLGPLHPYTLGTKSNLARDLREMGDYKGSVELLREVTEAFTDVEAPGLPEELRNAKSLAVSLRRAGQYPEARDLTERTYERYIALYGPDFVDSLACRLNLAADFSAAGDKETARDIAADAYDGHRRLFGDDHPFTFACENNLAIYLRGSGDLAGAVRHGRAALEGLARVLGEDHPFVLNSSTNLANALAESGELAEAEELAREAYDSLAARYGANHPDALVCQANLAVTIRAAGRRGEAENLRMQAVAALVELFGEDHPSVIAARGWQRTNRDLEPQPL
- a CDS encoding aminoglycoside N(3)-acetyltransferase, with translation MYSVAELTADLDRLGVRPGETLLVQASLRAVGPVADGAPGVVRALRGALGADGTLVVYTATPENSRTSSYYRAAVAGLTPAELREHHDAMPGWDAADTPASPTMGRLAEEVRLLPGARRSGHPQTSFTAIGPRAEELTARHPWSSHLGEDSPAHRLYEGGARCLMIGVPVWCCTPLHLLEYWQPDREEQLYRCVVRTPGGGRAWRSFTGTRLHDEHFPEMGEVLAQGLADVIATGSVGDARCHLMPIREAVDLADKWYRNRRS